Proteins from one Shewanella pealeana ATCC 700345 genomic window:
- the cysI gene encoding assimilatory sulfite reductase (NADPH) hemoprotein subunit, with protein sequence MSEQKLAVNEYLKTDSDYLRGTIQEGLDTAVTGAFSEGDQQLIKFHGFYQQDDRDLRNERKEQKLEPLYSFMLRARVAGGVCSPEQWLAVDKIASNLTSSNSIRLTTRQTFQYHGIPKRNLKTIIQDLDREALDSIAACGDVNRNVMCNPNPVESKLHQQAYAYAKQLSDNMLPHTKAYAEIWLDDEKLVTTEGEEVEPVYGKTYLPRKFKMAVAVPPDNDVDVYTNDLGFVAVAEGDELVGFNMVAGGGMGSTHGEVSTFPRLADDFGYIKAEDTLKFAEAVMTIQRDWGNRENRKLSRLKYTIVKHGFESFKAEIEARTGIKFEPKRDVVIGDRGDRYGWKQGVDDNWHLTLFIEGGRVKDFPGQPLQTGLREIAKVHQGDFRMTSNQNIIIAGVPSADKALIEGLARQHGLLGKLITETRGHSIACVALPTCALAMAEAERYFPDFLTKVEALQEKHGFLDQGIVIRMTGCPNGCARPFAAEIGLVGKAPGRYNLYLGASFEGTRLNKLYRENIQEAEILAELDALFALYVAERQAGETFGNYTVRSGVVAAVLDAAKDFHG encoded by the coding sequence ATGAGTGAGCAGAAGTTAGCAGTAAACGAATATTTGAAAACCGACAGTGATTATCTGCGTGGGACTATCCAAGAGGGCTTGGATACGGCCGTTACGGGCGCATTTAGCGAAGGCGATCAGCAGTTGATCAAGTTTCACGGCTTCTATCAACAAGATGACCGCGACCTGCGTAACGAGCGTAAAGAGCAAAAACTAGAGCCCCTATATAGCTTTATGTTGCGTGCCCGTGTTGCAGGTGGCGTATGCTCACCTGAGCAGTGGTTAGCGGTCGATAAAATTGCATCGAACCTTACGAGCTCGAACAGCATCCGTCTGACTACGCGTCAGACATTCCAGTATCACGGTATTCCAAAGCGTAATTTGAAGACCATCATTCAAGATCTTGACCGAGAAGCCTTAGACTCGATTGCGGCATGTGGTGACGTTAACCGTAACGTGATGTGTAATCCTAACCCTGTCGAGTCAAAGCTACATCAACAAGCTTACGCCTATGCCAAGCAGTTGTCTGACAACATGTTGCCGCACACTAAGGCTTATGCCGAGATCTGGTTAGACGATGAGAAGCTAGTGACCACTGAAGGTGAAGAGGTAGAGCCGGTATACGGTAAGACCTATCTGCCACGTAAATTTAAGATGGCCGTTGCCGTACCACCGGATAATGATGTGGATGTGTACACCAATGACTTAGGTTTTGTTGCCGTAGCCGAAGGTGATGAGCTCGTGGGCTTTAACATGGTTGCCGGTGGCGGCATGGGCTCAACCCATGGTGAGGTGTCTACCTTCCCGCGTTTGGCTGATGATTTTGGTTACATTAAGGCCGAGGATACGCTTAAGTTTGCCGAAGCTGTGATGACGATTCAGCGCGACTGGGGTAACCGAGAAAACCGTAAGCTGTCTCGTTTAAAGTACACCATAGTAAAACACGGTTTCGAAAGCTTTAAAGCTGAAATCGAAGCGCGCACCGGCATTAAGTTTGAGCCAAAGCGTGATGTAGTGATTGGCGATCGCGGTGACCGTTATGGCTGGAAGCAAGGCGTCGATGATAACTGGCACTTAACCCTGTTTATTGAAGGCGGCCGCGTAAAAGATTTTCCGGGTCAGCCATTGCAAACGGGGCTACGTGAGATTGCCAAGGTGCATCAAGGCGATTTTCGCATGACTTCCAACCAGAATATTATCATTGCCGGTGTACCGAGCGCAGACAAAGCGTTGATTGAAGGGCTAGCGAGACAACACGGATTACTCGGCAAGCTGATAACCGAAACCCGTGGTCACTCGATTGCCTGTGTGGCGCTGCCAACTTGTGCCTTAGCCATGGCAGAAGCTGAGCGTTACTTCCCGGACTTTTTAACTAAGGTTGAAGCCTTGCAAGAGAAGCACGGTTTTCTCGACCAGGGCATAGTCATTCGTATGACGGGCTGCCCTAACGGTTGTGCTCGACCTTTTGCGGCCGAAATTGGTCTAGTGGGTAAGGCGCCTGGTCGCTATAACCTCTATCTAGGTGCTAGCTTTGAGGGAACGCGCTTGAATAAGCTCTATCGCGAGAATATTCAAGAAGCGGAGATCTTGGCTGAACTCGACGCCCTATTTGCACTATATGTTGCCGAGCGTCAAGCCGGTGAAACGTTTGGTAACTATACCGTACGCAGTGGTGTGGTTGCCGCTGTACTCGATGCGGCTAAGGATTTTCATGGCTAA
- a CDS encoding assimilatory sulfite reductase (NADPH) flavoprotein subunit, whose translation MLLKELSSLASPLSSSQVDKLKQLTAELNAVQLSWVSGYLAATSEQGVAGLPLVEAGSQSGAEQTITILYGSQTGNGRGIATELAEKALAQGYAVNLVSMGDYKTRQLKQESLLLLVVSTHGEGEAPDDAIELHKFLSSKRAPKLDNLNYSVLALGDSSYEFFCQTGKDFETRLNALGATSIAPLVECDVDYEAQAEQWQADVLEAVKPLVQSSGASVVSIASSQTSGSSYTKQKPYTAELLVSQKLTGRDSDRDVRHVEIELGESGINYQAGDALGVWFTNSQELVAELLEALALDGDESVSVGSDSLSLREALTSKKELTQLYPGLVTGWAELSQNAELLAISADKALTREFVNNNQVADLVRQYPAKVAAEQFIELLRGITPRLYSIASSQAEVESEVHLTVALVEDERDGVTRFGGASQFLAAAEEGQEVQVYVEPNNHFRLPENPETPVIMVGPGTGVAPFRAFMQERAALGAEGNTWLIFGNPHFEQDFLYQTEWQQYLQSGELSRIDLAFSRDQEHKIYVQHKIAEQGEALWQWLASGAHFYVCGDAERMAKDVHQALLDVAVKYGNKTQEQAAEYLEELRAAKRYQKDVY comes from the coding sequence ATGTTGTTAAAAGAGCTTTCATCACTCGCTTCGCCGCTATCTAGTAGCCAAGTGGACAAGTTAAAGCAGCTCACTGCAGAGCTGAATGCCGTGCAACTTTCTTGGGTTAGCGGCTATCTTGCTGCAACATCTGAGCAGGGAGTGGCAGGCTTGCCTCTGGTTGAGGCTGGCTCGCAATCTGGAGCTGAACAAACCATCACTATTCTCTATGGTAGCCAGACGGGGAATGGTCGCGGTATTGCCACCGAACTTGCCGAAAAGGCGCTGGCGCAAGGGTATGCGGTCAACCTCGTCTCTATGGGAGATTACAAGACACGACAGCTTAAGCAGGAGAGTCTGCTCTTGTTAGTCGTAAGCACCCATGGCGAAGGTGAAGCGCCAGATGATGCTATCGAACTACATAAGTTCTTAAGCTCTAAACGTGCCCCAAAACTGGATAACCTTAACTACTCAGTGCTGGCGTTGGGTGATTCAAGTTATGAGTTTTTCTGTCAAACAGGTAAAGACTTCGAGACTCGTCTTAACGCATTAGGGGCGACTTCGATTGCGCCTCTGGTCGAGTGCGATGTCGACTATGAAGCTCAAGCCGAGCAGTGGCAAGCGGATGTGTTAGAGGCGGTGAAGCCATTAGTGCAGAGCTCAGGAGCCAGTGTGGTCTCTATCGCTAGCTCTCAGACATCAGGCTCTAGTTACACCAAACAAAAGCCCTACACGGCAGAATTGCTGGTGAGTCAAAAACTAACTGGCCGCGACTCTGATAGAGACGTGCGCCATGTTGAAATTGAGCTGGGTGAGTCAGGAATAAACTACCAAGCCGGTGATGCACTCGGCGTATGGTTTACTAACTCACAAGAACTGGTTGCTGAGCTACTCGAAGCCTTAGCGCTCGATGGCGATGAGTCTGTCTCTGTTGGTAGCGATAGCTTGAGTCTGCGTGAAGCGCTAACCAGTAAGAAAGAGCTGACCCAGCTTTATCCAGGTTTAGTCACTGGTTGGGCGGAACTGAGTCAGAATGCTGAGCTGTTGGCCATTAGCGCCGATAAAGCGTTAACCCGAGAGTTTGTCAATAACAATCAAGTGGCCGATCTAGTTCGTCAGTACCCGGCTAAGGTGGCTGCAGAGCAGTTTATTGAGCTACTGCGCGGCATTACCCCAAGACTCTACTCAATTGCATCGAGTCAGGCTGAGGTCGAGTCCGAGGTGCACTTGACCGTGGCGCTGGTCGAAGATGAACGTGATGGTGTAACCCGCTTTGGTGGTGCATCTCAGTTCTTAGCGGCCGCCGAAGAGGGTCAAGAAGTACAAGTTTATGTCGAGCCTAATAATCACTTCCGTCTACCAGAAAACCCTGAAACGCCGGTGATCATGGTGGGCCCTGGCACAGGTGTGGCTCCTTTCAGAGCCTTCATGCAAGAACGTGCTGCACTGGGCGCCGAGGGTAATACTTGGTTGATCTTCGGTAACCCGCATTTTGAGCAAGACTTCCTCTACCAAACAGAGTGGCAGCAGTATCTGCAAAGCGGCGAATTATCGCGTATCGACTTGGCGTTTTCACGGGATCAAGAGCACAAGATCTATGTGCAGCACAAGATCGCCGAGCAAGGTGAGGCGCTTTGGCAATGGTTAGCGTCCGGTGCGCACTTCTATGTCTGTGGTGACGCCGAACGTATGGCGAAAGATGTCCACCAAGCGCTGCTCGATGTGGCCGTTAAATACGGTAATAAAACTCAAGAGCAAGCGGCTGAATATCTCGAAGAGCTAAGAGCGGCCAAGCGCTATCAAAAAGACGTTTACTAA
- a CDS encoding Re/Si-specific NAD(P)(+) transhydrogenase subunit alpha: MKLGLPKESYASESRVAIIPANVTRLLKINLQVLVESGAGSNAGFTDEDYIQAGASIVSRDQLFSDADIITLVNAKDEQLNEIKSKLKPQQIVIGMMDPLAHPEHAQTFAETGATAIALELVPRITRAQSMDILSSMATIAGYKAVLLAAHKAPRLFPMMMTAAGTLKPARAFIMGVGVAGLQACATAKRLGAVVEAYDIRPAAREQIISVGAKPVELDLEAENTETKGGYATEQSDDFLKRQQQAMANVLAQQDIVITTAAIPGRKAPILITKEMVDGMKNGTIIVDLAAETGGNCELTELDKEVVYKGVTILGPSNVPGTAANHASQMYGTNIENLLKLLVSKEGELNLDFEDEIIRDTVVAHKGEVVSTRLRELLGLPALEVTSETSPEAK, from the coding sequence GTGAAGCTAGGTCTACCCAAAGAGAGTTATGCTAGTGAAAGTCGCGTCGCGATTATTCCAGCCAATGTGACTCGACTACTTAAAATTAACCTGCAAGTTCTTGTTGAAAGTGGCGCTGGTAGTAATGCTGGCTTTACCGATGAAGACTATATTCAGGCCGGCGCAAGCATAGTGTCTCGTGATCAGCTCTTCAGCGATGCGGACATTATTACCTTAGTGAATGCTAAAGATGAGCAGCTTAACGAAATCAAGTCCAAGCTTAAGCCACAACAGATCGTGATCGGCATGATGGATCCATTAGCGCATCCAGAACACGCCCAAACCTTTGCCGAAACTGGGGCTACAGCCATTGCCCTAGAACTTGTGCCACGGATCACCCGCGCTCAGAGTATGGATATTCTGTCTTCTATGGCGACAATCGCTGGCTATAAAGCTGTATTGCTAGCGGCCCATAAAGCCCCACGGTTATTTCCTATGATGATGACAGCAGCGGGTACCTTAAAACCTGCACGCGCCTTTATCATGGGTGTGGGTGTTGCCGGACTGCAAGCTTGTGCGACCGCCAAACGCTTAGGTGCTGTAGTCGAAGCCTATGATATTCGCCCTGCAGCGCGCGAGCAGATCATCTCTGTTGGTGCCAAGCCTGTTGAACTTGACTTAGAAGCGGAAAACACCGAAACCAAAGGTGGCTACGCGACCGAGCAGTCTGATGACTTCCTTAAGCGTCAACAACAAGCCATGGCGAACGTGCTTGCTCAGCAAGATATCGTGATCACCACTGCCGCTATTCCTGGTCGTAAGGCCCCTATCCTTATCACTAAGGAGATGGTTGATGGCATGAAGAACGGCACCATTATTGTCGATCTCGCCGCAGAAACCGGTGGTAACTGTGAGCTAACCGAACTCGATAAAGAGGTCGTTTACAAAGGTGTGACCATACTCGGGCCATCCAATGTACCGGGCACTGCGGCTAATCACGCCAGCCAGATGTACGGCACTAACATCGAAAACTTGCTTAAGTTACTCGTCAGTAAAGAAGGCGAGCTTAATCTCGATTTTGAAGATGAGATCATTAGAGACACGGTTGTTGCCCACAAAGGTGAAGTCGTGAGCACACGTTTACGCGAGCTTTTAGGCTTGCCAGCGCTTGAAGTGACAAGCGAAACGTCACCGGAGGCAAAATAA